The sequence below is a genomic window from Thalassoroseus pseudoceratinae.
ACAATTTGGCCAAATTGATGTCTGCCGGAATTAGACACAAGGAGTGCTAGCGGAGTTCACGTCGAACTGAACATTTTCGAGAATTTTGCTCAAACCGAAATTTCGTCGGAATCGGAACCGGGATCCTTGGGTTCAAACAATGCCGACTTTGAAAGCCCCAGGCGATGCATCCAACGTTGCATCACAACGCCAATCGTCGAGAGCCCATAACGCATACTACGACGAAAATTGATACTCGATGCTTCATCAAAGTATCGCACAGGGACGGGGATATCGCCGAGACGAAATCCGAACGCAGCCGATTGCACTAGGAATTGGCTATCAAATACAAAGTCGTCTGAATTGCGTTCAAACGGAATAGTCTCTAGGACACGTCGACTGTAGGCGCGGAAGCCGCTATGACAGTCACCGAGATTCATACCGACCGACCAGTTCTCGAACGTCGTGAGTGCCCGGTTAGCAATATACTTATAGAACGGCATGCCACCATCGAGAACTTCGCGACGGGAGCGGATTCGTGACCCGAAGACCACATCGCAGATGTCGAGCTTCAAAAACTCAACCGCTGCTCCGATCACACGTGGATCATATTGGAAATCCGGATGCAACATCACGACATAATCCGCACCGCATTCCAACGCCATTCGATAGCATGTCTTTTGATTGCCACCGTAGCCGCGATTCTTGGCATGCGTGACGACGGTGAGTCCTAGTTCATGGGCAATCTGAACGGTCGCGTCTTGACTACAGTCGTCAACTAAAATCAATTCGTCTGCGACATTCGGTGGAATGGCATCGACGGTGCGTTTGAGAGTCTCTGCAGCATTGTACGCCGGCATGACGATGGCCGTCCGTGCGGGCGGGGCATACTCTTCGGCCAATTCGTCGAGCAACGCATTCACATCTGCGGCGTGCTCCGCGTTTTCGGCATGATCGTCCGATTCCAGCAAGTCGGTAGGTGAGGGAAAGATTTTCACGGCGAACGATCCTTGAGCAGTCTCGGAATCCGAGGTCATGATGCAGTCTAAATTTAGCTCAAAAATCGAGGGGTGCTGGCTGATTTCTGTGAGATGCACGGAATCCATCAATTCGTCTGCAAACGCGTGCTATCTTTGCAACAGTCCCTTTTTCTCCCCATGAGTTTCGCGATGACCGATCCTGCTTTGAAACCAGAATCTCAACCAACGTTCTCCGTGCGGTGGGTCGCCGCTAGTGTTGGAATGTTGGCATTTCTCGTGTTCTTGCCGACGGTGAATTACGATTTTGTCAATTGGGACGATCCGTGGTACGTCATCAATAATGAACTGATCGAAAATTGGAGCTTGGAGAATCTTCACGGGATTGCGACGGAATCGGTCGCACGGAATTACGCACCGTTGACGATTTTTTCGTTTCTGGTCGATCGCACGTTTTGGGGACTGAACCCGACTGGTTTTCATCTGACGAACGTCCTGCTACACACGATCAACGCGGTGCTGGTTTTCTACTTGGTTCGGCAACTCACGGGGCGATGGCGGTTGGCGTGGGCGGTGGCAGCGGTGTTTGCGGTGCATCCGTTGCAGATCGAAACGGTCGCATGGATTTCATCTCGAAAAGGGCTGCTGAGCGGGGCGTTTATGCTGGCTTCTCTCTTGTGTTGGTTGCGTCCGGAACGGACTGGCAAACACGAAGCGTGGGGCATTATCTTTCTGGCGGCCGCGTTGTTTTCGAAGGCACTTGCGGTGGTTCTGCCGGCCATCGTGCTGAGCTACGATCTGTTCGTGCGACGACAGAAATTCGCCGAGGCATTCCCACGGCAGATTATTCCAGGGTGCCTGTCGTTGTGGGTACTCGGCGTCACGATGGGCGCACAGACGACAATCGTCGGAGGTACGCGGGCTCACTTTGATCTGAGTCGCTGGGAACTACTGGCAGTTGATGCCACCATTCTTTGGCAGTATGTGGGGATGTTGGCATGGCCGACCGATCTCTGTGTGCTGTATGACCCGCCGACCCGAAACATCCTGCTTCCCGCCGTATGTGCGGTCATTGGCTGGATGGCCGTCGCGGTTTGGGCATGGCGAAACCGCGACAGCCATTCGGACCTTTTGTTCGCATTCGTCTGCTGGGTTCTACTGCTCATTCCAGTGATGAACTTGTTCCCACTGACAACCCTCATGAACGACCGCTACTTATATCTTCCGTGCATCCCCGTGCTGACCGTCGCTTTCGCCGGTGTGCGGGTAGGGTGGTTGAAACTCGTTTCGATGACCGAGTCGGGTGAGTCCATGCGAATCGTCACGCGAGTTTCCGGAGCAATGGCAGTTGGGTGCGTGATCTTGGCGGCAACGCTGGCGACGCAACAACGCCTTCCGGTGTGGCGGAACGGAATGACGTTGTGGTCGGACGCGATCGAGAAGACGCCGACTTTGACGGTCGTGCGGATTCAGTGGGCCAACACGTTGCAGGCCGCTGGTCACACCGAAGAAGCATGCAACGTGTTGCGGGGAGCGCTCGTGGAGACCGCTCCCGATGAGATCAACACACGCCGAATTCGTGAAAAACTCGAAGCGTGGTCCGATCGCCCCGACGATTCGCAAGTCACGCTTCGTAAGCCGACTCCGCACCGCGGATAACGACTTCAAAACCGAGATCCTCAATCATCTTGAAGTCTTCATTTGCAGGTTGTCCTGGCGTGGTGAGGTAATCGCTGACGAACATCGAGTTCGCCGGATACAACGCCATGGCCTGCATCGATCGCAAGTTCACCTCCCGACCACCGGCCACACGAATTTCCGTTCGCGGATTCGTCAACCGCACGAGGCAGAGCGTTTTCAGGCAGTATCGCGGGTCAAGTTCGTCTGTGGCTTCCAACGGTGTCCCGTCGATGGCATTCAAGAAGTTGACTGGGATGGATTCGACCTGCATCGAGCTGAGTTGCATGGCGACATCGACCACGTCTTCATCCGTCTCGCCCATGCCGACGATCAAACCGCTGCAGAGTTCTAAACCCGCATCTCGTGCCGCTTGCAGAGTTTCGGTACGATCGGCGTAGGTGTGCGTGCTGCAAATTTCGGGATAGAACCGCTCGCTGGTGTTCAAGTTGTGATTGATGCGATCGACACCGGCTTCCTTCAACGCACGGGCTTGGTCGGGGCTTAGCAGACCAAGACAACAGCAGATATGCAAACCGGTTTCGTCTTTGATTTGCCGAACCGCTTCAGCGACGTGCGACACTTCGCGATCGCTGGGACCCCGTCCGCTGGAAACGATGCAGTAGGTCTTGGCTTGCGATTCAGCCGCCTGGCGGGCACCGGCGAGCAGTTTCTCATGGCTGAGCCACCGGTATTTTTCGATCGGTGCTTCGGAGCCTTTCGCTTGGGAGCAATAGCCGCAATCCTCAGGGCAGAGGCCACTTTGGGCGTTCTTCAGGTAGTACAATTGCACCTGTTTTCCGAAGAATCGCTCTCGGACCCGAAATGCGGCAGCCAAAAGCGACAGCAATTGGTCGTCATCGGAACGCAAAATTCCCAGGGCTTCTTCACGGGTCAAACCAGCACCATCGAGAACGCGGTCGGCAAGGGCGTCCCAGTTGGGAGTGGTAACGGTTGCGGTGGACGACATAAAACTTTCCTCGGATCTCAACGGTGGCCCAACAACTTTGATTTGATCTAGCGGCGAACAAGGTCTGCCCGCTCATTGGCGTGCTGATTGAACGTTCACCACCGAGCATTGGATATTGGACACTGTACTCGAATGAGGCAGAGAATAACGTTTCCGACCAATCCGAAGCAAGGACGACCCCCAATCAATGCGTTTCGGAGCTGTCCCAGTCAATCGGCTCTTGCCCGTGAGCTTCTAAAGCGGCATTGATCTGTGAAAACGGCCGACTTCCGAAAAACCCGTTTCGGGCGGAGAGCGGGGAAGGGTGGGCAGACGAAATAATTGTGTGACGGGAGTCGATCAACGACGATTTCTTCTTGGCCGCATTACCCCAGAGCACAAAAACCGCGTGTTGCCGTGACCGATCGACGGCCTTTAACATCGCGTCGGTAAGATCTTCCCATCCTTTTTTACGATGGGAATTTGCTTGCCCAGCCCGCACGGTCAGCACGGTGTTCAGCAAGAGAACGCCTTGCTCGGCCCAGCGTGTCAAACAACCATTTGGCGGTGGTTCGCAACCGAGATCGCTTTGCAACTCCTTAAAGATATTCCTCAGAGATGGCGGTAACGGCACCTCCGGTTGCACCGAAAACGCTAATCCATGGGCTTGATTGGGGCCGTGGTAGGGGTCTTGTCCGACAACGAACACTTTCGTCTTCTCCAGCGGGGTCAACGTCATCGCAGACAAAACGGCGTCCCGTGGCGGGTAGATTGTCTCTTGCTCGTATTCTCCTTCGACAAAATCGACCAAGTTCTGGAACGACTCGGTTTCGAGATGCTCCTCGAGTTCGGCACGCCAGTCAGACGGGATTTGATCGACCAGCCAATGATTGGAAATACGGGATGCCATGGATATCCGTTTCGAATTGTTTGGAAGGGTCGATTTCGAAATGCTTGACTTCGCACAACGGTGAACTAGGTTTCGGCAGTGTCGATTGAGACTGCGAGATTCCGTAGAAGCAGAATGCAATGATGGAAATCGGTTTTCAACCGCCGAGTCGAAAAATCGGAACAGATCGGTCGATTCCCGTCACCTGTGACTTTCGATGTCTCACTTTGGCAACGGGCTACTAGACGAAGTCTTGTTGTGATGTAGCAGCTGGTGCTGAGTTTTCGTTGGCGAAGACTGGTTCCGGAACGCTACCCATCATCGGAACTCGCTCCAGGAAAGCGAACACCTGCGATGCCGAACGATCTTTTGTCCCACGAAGCCACTTCAACGAAGAACCAACCCCGCCCGCAATCCGCGCAGTCGGCGGAGCTGGTGGCGACAATCGCGGAACGTCGTTTTTCCGGCAGGAATGTCGCGGAGTCATCACGCACATTGCTGTCGCTGTTGGCGTTGTCGGAAGCGGCCGAAAGCCTTGAAAACCCCGACGAATCCGACACGCTGCACGATGTCATCCAGCGGGGCGCACTGCGTTCCCTGCTTGCCGCTCTGCACGCCCGCGATGAAGGCACGGTGAATCACAGTCGTCGTGTGGCATTGCTCGCCGTTGGGTTGGCGGAACGATTGGGATGGGACGGCACACAACTCAAGCGTTTGGAAGTAGCCGCATTGCTGCACGATGTCGGCAAGATCGGTGTTCCCGACCACATTTTGTTCAAACCCGGCCAATTGAGTTCCGACGAAACGGAACTCATGGCGTTGCACTATGATGTGGGTGTCGATGTGCTGCAGGCATGTCGGGTCGATCAAAAAGTGCTCGATATCGTCGTGCAGTCGCACTTGTATTTCAAAAGTGGAAACACCAGTTCGGATGTCGTTGACAGCGAAGTGAGCCAAGGGGCACGCATCCTCGCTGTGGCCGATGCCTACGATTCCCTGCAGACACCGCAAGTTTATCGCCCTGCCAAAACGCATGACGAAATCATGCAGCACTTGATGGACTCGGCCGGCACACGATTTGACGGCAACGTTGTTTGTGCGTTGGCACGTTGGCTGAAAGAAGAAGGGTTGCCGTTCGACTGCGTTCCTTCCACGAGCGATTCGGGCACGAGTTCTCTCAGCGATTCCATGAAGGTGTTCCAGACGAATTCGCTGTTCAAGATCTTCTCGTATCTCTATGTGATGGAGAGCTTGTACGATGGCTTCGCGTTGATTGATTCCAACCTCCGCTATGCAATCTGGAATCGTGGTATTGAACGGCTGAGCGGCTATTCGGCGCAGTCATTCTTAGGGCGAACATGGTCCGGCAAACTGATTGAGTACGCCGACCGTGAGAACCAAGTCATCCCTGAGAAACGTTGCCCCGTTTGGCAGGTGATGGAGTCGGGGATTCCACAAACAGACTTGTTCCGAATTCGTCACAAGCATGGCGAGTGGGTCGATACCGAGATCCAAACGGTTCCGCTGATCGACGAAAGTGGAAGTTTCCAGGGCGTTGCACAAATCTATCGCGATGTGAGCCGAACCACACGGCGGCCCCAAGAGTTTCATGAATTGAAGATGGCTGCCACGCGAGACGCGTTGACGTCGGTCGCGAACCGGGGGGAATTGGAAACCCAATTGACTTTGTTGGTCAATCAGTGGAGCCAGGCGAGAGTTTCAGACAACGAGAATGAAGTGCCGGTGTTCAGTCTGTTGTTCTTGGACATCGATCACTTCAAATCTGTGAATGACAATTACGGACACGCCGCCGGTGACGCCGTGCTGGTGCAAACTGCCAAGATGTTGCAGAACGAAACCTATTCGGGAGAACTTGTTGGCCGATACGGTGGTGAGGAATTCGTCGTCATCTGTCCCGATACGAATCTCAAACAAGCCCGTCAGCGTGCCGAACGACTACGGTTGGCCATCAGCCGTTTGCGGTTCAAGGGTCATAACAAATTGACCGTGACGTCATCGTTTGGTGCCGCCGAGATTGAACCCGGCGATTCGGTCGAGAGTTTGCTTCGACGTGCGGATAAAGCGTTGTACCAGTCGAAGGAATCCGGACGAAACCGGACCACCACACTAACGAATGAACAGTTCATCGGAGCCGACCACACTCCGCAAGCGGAAGAACAGGGCGGCGATCCGTTTTTGGTGGAGTCGTCGTTTGCCGTTGCGGGGTCGGCCGATCTGATCGTGTGCAAACTTGGCGGGCTCGTCAACGATGACCAAGCGGTCGTCCTCAAGACCAGTCACGATGAAGCCGTTTTCCGCATGGGCACGAAATCGCTGTTTGGTGGTTGGGGCAAAACACCGGATCGGCAACCGGTGCGGATCGTGGTCAAACTCATCCGACCAGACGCCCGAAACCGTGAAGTCCGCAAACGGATTCAGCTGCACATTTCCATCTGTCCGATCGGTCGCGTGAAATCAGCGGAGGTCTTCCAAAACCGGGCCCATCAAGCACTGCGGGCAATCCGTGGTTACTTAGTAGTTGATTAACCCAGCCCTGAGGCTTGCCAAGCCTCACCGAGACTCAAACCAGAACCACGTCAGTAATTCCTCGGGTTCGCACGAAATGATGCGAAGTTCCGCCCCAGCGTCTCCTTTGGCTTGAGTTTCCTCCAAAGCGGGAATCGTGCCGTTTCGGCGGGGACGTGATGTGATCAGCAATGTCCGAGTGGTTGGACCGCGTTGGGCTCGTCCCCATGACAGCAACTCAGCCAAGTCTGGTTTTGCGGCACTTTGCAGTGTGGCCAGCAATTTCATCAGCGATTCCAACCCCGCGGGGCCGGTTGCTCCCAACCACGACTCGAAACGCTCACCGGCTGCACCGAGCATGACTCGGGAATCACGCGATCGCAACATTTGTGTGCGTGAAATCGTTGCGGCGAACGAGATAGCCAACTCAACCCGATCGATGGCGGCGGAGTCTTGGGAGTCGGGATTCCACAGGTCCAGCAGAATGACCAAGTCTTGGTTGCGGCTCTGGTGAAACTCGCGGATCATCAAGTCGCCTTGCCGAGCCGATGACCGCCAATGGATCGCACGCGGATTGTCCCCCGGCCGATACTCCCGAATCCGGTGAAATTCGTCGTCGTAGACACCACGCTTCGTGTCGGAGCGGTGCACAATTTCGTCGGCATGTCCATGCTGGCGGAACCAAGCCGGTGTGAGCCGACCGATCCGGGGAAACACAATGATCTCGCCCGGCAGGTCGATGGTAATTCCGCGTTCGACAATTCCTAATGGGTAGCGCGTTTCAATCGAAACCGGCCCTAACTGATATCGTCCGCGATCACGAAGTTCCAGTTGGTAGCGTGCGACCCGCGACTCGTTCGCGGGGATTCGTGCCACCAACGAAGACGGCTCCAAAACTTCCCGCTCGTTGGCCACCCGATCCGTCACGGTGAGCAACTGAGACGACAGAATGCTTTTCCGGTTCGTCAAATTGAGTTCCACCGTGCATCGCTCACCGGCCACCACCGACTCCGGAACCGACCGTGTCACCGACAGATTCTTCAGCATCGAAACAATGATGCCCCCGTTGAGCACAAACGGAGCAGCCATCATTGCAAAGACAAGCAGCAACATATTTGACCGTGTTTGCAGCGAACCGACAAACAACACGATCATGATCACCACATACACCGCACCTTGACGGGGCAGGGCGAAGCGATGCCGAATCGATGTCAACTCGGTCCCGGCGAGCAAGTGTTTGCTGATCTCCCGGATTCCAAAAAACAGCGACGACACAGCCATCACCGCCAAGCAGCCCCTCGCCAGGGCAATCGGCACCTTCCGGGCCATCAACAAGAATTCGACGCCGAAGAGAATGAGAATCACACCGGCCCAGGAAAACCGTTGGCTTAGGGAATCAGTCGGACGCGGTGACGCACTCGCCAATCCGAACATCGCTTTGGTTTGGGTCATCGCTCCCCAGCCGATCGCCAAGCACGCGGTGACTACGTACAACGCCCGACCAAACGGACTGACCCAAGGCAACGGCAGTAGGAATTCAAAGTAATAGAACAGCGAAACACCGCCCGCTAAGAAAGCGAACAATCCCTTCCAGGAAAATCGTGGCTGTTCCGCTTCGTCCGACATGTTCGATTCCGAATAGAACGAGATTTGGGAGCGCGATGAGTTTGAAGATCACAATCCCAGTGGAATGAAATCCAAACGAACGGTTATGAAGGTGATTCTCCTGGTTCCCGCCATCCTAACTCCTTGCCAACACCTCTTCTAGAGCGCGTTGACCGTGTATATGGCGTCTCAGGATGGTTTTTTCCCGCAGAACACATAACGCCCCTTGCTACATTAAAACTAGACATTGTCTAGCCGCTTCGCAAATGCGATCAAAGCCGCTTGGGGAATCGTGTGCGGACCGTCGAATTCAATGAACTCCACTGGCCAGCCCGATGATTGAAATAAGTCCCGCAACCACTCAGCCGCTGCGAACGGCAAAATCGGATCTTGGGTCCCGTGACTGATCAGGATAGGCAGCGAAGACCGGGCAGCAAGTCGCTCTTTCCAACGGTCTTCACAAATCAGTGTTCCTGAGAACACGGACAAGCCGGCAAACTCTTCGGAACTTTCCAACGCCACATGCGTGACCAGCATTCCACCTTGCGAAAATCCAGAGAGTGTCACAGCACTGCTTGGTACTCCGCGAGTTTCTTGGATTTCCTGAAGACACGCCGACAATGCATCAGCTGCGGCATCCAATCCCGGCGGAAATTCATTTCGGAGAATCCGTAAATCTCCCGACGCGATTGCTTGCAAACGTTCTTCCAAATCCAATGGCCACCATGCCCGGCCCCCCGGCATTCCCTGATCCGCAAGTGACAACAACGCCGCCGGGAATATGAACTGCACCCGTTCTCTAAGCGACGGAAACGCTCGCAGAGTTTCTGCCCCAATCGGAACCAAGTCGCTTCCGGGGGCACCGAATCCATGACACATGACGACGACATGCGTCGGTTGCGTTCCGTCGGGCAGTTCGTCAATGACAATGCACTGCAAACCACCCAGAGTTTCCGTTTGACGTTTCATTATTCACTTTTTGAGTTGTAGACAAAACATACGGGTGCCACGACTCTCAGGACCGTGTTCTCAAGCACCTTCGCTCGACACGTCCCACCGGACCGTGGCACACCATTACCTTTGATTGCCAGACGGAATCACTTGCCATCAACGACGGCAAACTGGGCGGACGAACCGTTCGGCTGGAACAATTCCAACTTTAGATCGTTGCTCGACCGTTTTTCGGTATCGACTCGGAACACGACGGCATGCGTCCCCCGGTCCAGTTCGGCGACGAATTCCTCATCCGATCCCATTGCCTGGCCATCCACCCAAGCGGAGACACCTTCAGCGGAATCAAGCTGAAAACCGATCCGTCCACTTGCCGTCACCTCGACATCGCCCCGCACGTACAGAACAGTTTGTTGAGTGTCCTCAGCGAGTTGGTCCAACGGCAACGTGCCGTCTACACGGGCATACGACGGTTGCCACGGAACGTTCTCCGCATGCACCAATGCATCCCCAAATTCTTCTTCGTCTGGCACCTTCTGGGCGAGCAATGCAGGGACCTTCGCCAACACTCGCCAACGTTGCATCCGTGGAGTCGACCGAACCGCGTACCGTCCCGGCTTGCCCAACTCGGAGAGGAATCGAACCAAATCAATCAACTCGTCTTGAGTCAGGAACTTCGTCAGCCCTTGCGGCATCAACGATTTTCCTTCTTTCTCGAAGTCGATATCCGCTGTGGGAATCGTGATCTCTTTTCCATTGGCGTCTTTGAGCACCAGCCGATCCGCAGCTTGATCGACAACCACACCCTGGTGAACTTCACCAGACGCCGTCAGCACCACGCGGGTCAAATACGCTTCTTTGATCGCTTGGCTCGGATAGAGGATGGAATTGATCAGATAATCCACCGGGGAACTTTGACCGACGGCACTTAGATCAGGACCAACATTCCCGCCAGCCTTGCTGACCGCATGACATTTCATACAGCTCAAATCGGCACTTCGGAAAATCGCTTCGCCACGCGCGGGATCGCCTTTCGCGACGACATCGGCAGCGAGCTTGGCAATCTCCGCCTTCGTGAGTTGTGGAGTTTCCTGGCTCACACCGGCTGCTTCGCTGAGCACATCGGACAGAGCTTTATCGTTCCGTCCCGATCCGAACAAATGTCGCAACGCCATCTTCGCGACATCCGCCGGAGGCGGGGTTTCCTGGAGCGCGGCTGCTAACAAGTCGGTTCCGTTTTGACGCACGAGGAAGGCATCAACCACGGGAGCTGGATCGGTTTTCGTGTTGGCGTTGGCTAGCACCTCGGCGGCCCGTTTCGCAGCGGCTTCCGCGTCGAGTTTCGTCAGGGCGGCGACTCCTTGGTATCGCAAACTCTGAGGATACTTCTCGCTCGTCAGTTCCAGAATCGCCGACTGAGCAGCTTCACCACCGAGTTGCGTAAGGCCGTCGATTGCCGCCGATTGCAATTCTGCATTCTCATCCGTATCAAGAGCCAACGCCTTCAACGTGGGAGCGACCGCTGTGACTTTCCATTGCCCAGCCAACTGAACGGCCAGTCCACGAGTGGCATTGTCTTGATCCTCCGTCAACAGTGTCTTCAGGGCAGCCAAGTCCCCAGCCGGTTTGACCTTCCGGTTCTGTGCCGCATCGAGCAGCGTCTTCAAAGCCGTGACGCGAGTCTCACCCGCGTACCCGTCCTTGCTAACACTTTGATCGAACAGATATTTCAAGTCGTGTTCGTTACCACGTCGTCCCACGAGTTCCACGACGCTACCGACTCGCGAGTCTGGCAAGCGACCACTCTGGAGCAGTTTCATCAGCGGTGCGACGGCACTTTGCGGTTCGTCCGCGCAGACCGAGGAAGACAAAACAACAACAAGACAGAGGCCAGAAAGCCAACGGAGCTTGCTGCCGATACGAGATTTTTCGGACATCAGACAAGTCCTCCCAATAGGTAGGAAAAACGACCCCGGCGAGAAACCGGGGTGGCGAGAAAACAATATTGAAGTGAAAAACCGGTCAGGTCAACAACGGATCATAGATGGCCTGCCCACTATTCGCTACGAGCTTCCAGCGTGTCCATCGTTTCCTTGAGTGTGTACTCAAGATAATAATCCTGCGGGTAAATTAACGACTCGACGGCCACTTCCAGAGCCTTCGTTGCTTGCTCTCCCTTGAAGAAACTCAGAGCACGAATTGCTTCCAAGCGGACGCGGGGGTGTTCGTCGTTGACCTGCGCTCGCAGCAATTCCAGCGGCTCGGAAACACGGTCCCGCCAATAGCACAACACGCGTGTGGCGGCGGCTCGGGCTTTGTATTCTTCTGCCTGAAGAACCGTTTTCAGCAAGTCCGCATCGACCATGTCGACCGCTTGATGCAGCCACAGCCACTCAAGTCGCAGTTGCTCAAAGTTGTCTGCCGATTGATCCAGTCCGGCGAACCATTTTTTCCCGGCTGTCATCACTTCTTCGACATCACGCGACCAAAGTTCCCGACGAACGCGGTAACGTGTGCGGTCTTCATAGGACGCGAGTAGGTCGAACAATTCCGGAGTCGAGGCTTCCGCGATGTTCGGACTTTTGACAAGGGGATTGTCGGTGTAGTGAATCCGCCAAACGCGACCGTGTTTCTTGTCTCGTTTCGGGTCACGGAGCGAGTGTTGCATGTGACCGATCAACGGATTGAACCAGTCGATCAGGTACAAGGCACCGTCCGGACCGAACTCCAAGTCAACCGGGCGGAAGTTCGGATCGGCTGACCGCAATAACGGTTCGACGGGTTCGGCTTTGAAGCCTGATTCGTCTTCCATCATTTTGTACTGCAGCACGCCATGAAAACCGATAACGTTGTTCAGCAGATAATTCCCTTGGGCTTCCTTCGGGAAATTGCTGCTGGAGACCAACTCACAACCGGACGTGGGACGCCATTGCTTGACAAGAAATTGTTTCATCCCTCGGTGCTGTCGTGGAAAGTCCACTTGTCCGGAGAACGCAGTCCCGTAGTAGTTGGCTCCACCGGAAGCGTCCGCGACGAAGTTTTGTCCCCAACGATCAAACGTGTGGCCCCAAGGATTTGCAAAGTTGTACGCGATGAACGCATCGAGTTTTTCCGTCAGCGGTTCGTAGCGGAAAACGCCCGCATTGGCGAGCCGAACGGGACCGTAGGGGGTTTCGATCTGACTGTGATGGAACGTGCCTTCTTGGAAGTACAACGCACCGCCGGGTCCCCAGGTGAATGCGCTGATCGCGTGGTGACTGTCGCCGGAATCGAAACCGTGAAGACGGTATTGCCGAACGTCGGCTTTATCGTCACCGTCGGTGTCTTTCAGAAATAGGATGTTCGGTTGCTGAGCGACATAAGCTCCGCCATGCCCCAGTTCAATACCCGTCGGCACGTGAAGACCGTCGGCGAACACGGTTTGCTTGTCGGCTCGACCGTCGCCATCGGTGTCTTCGAGGATCAGGATTTTGTCATCGACCGGTGTACCGGGGAGGTACATCGGATACGACCCCATCGTCGTGACCCACAATCGGCCTTTCGCGTCCCAGGCCATTTGCACGGGGTTTTCGAGTGCAGGGAAGTCCTCTTCGGAAGCGAACAGATTAATCTCGTAGCCTTTGGGCAATTTGAAGGCTTCGATCGCATCTTCTGGCGGAGTGATCCGAACTTCACTCTTGAAGTTGGTGGCGATAGTTTTCAGATCGCCGGTGTTCGAGTCATCAATTTCTTGAGGAACGTCTTTACCTTGGGCAATTTTCCAGATTCGTTCATCACGATTGT
It includes:
- a CDS encoding diguanylate cyclase, with protein sequence MPNDLLSHEATSTKNQPRPQSAQSAELVATIAERRFSGRNVAESSRTLLSLLALSEAAESLENPDESDTLHDVIQRGALRSLLAALHARDEGTVNHSRRVALLAVGLAERLGWDGTQLKRLEVAALLHDVGKIGVPDHILFKPGQLSSDETELMALHYDVGVDVLQACRVDQKVLDIVVQSHLYFKSGNTSSDVVDSEVSQGARILAVADAYDSLQTPQVYRPAKTHDEIMQHLMDSAGTRFDGNVVCALARWLKEEGLPFDCVPSTSDSGTSSLSDSMKVFQTNSLFKIFSYLYVMESLYDGFALIDSNLRYAIWNRGIERLSGYSAQSFLGRTWSGKLIEYADRENQVIPEKRCPVWQVMESGIPQTDLFRIRHKHGEWVDTEIQTVPLIDESGSFQGVAQIYRDVSRTTRRPQEFHELKMAATRDALTSVANRGELETQLTLLVNQWSQARVSDNENEVPVFSLLFLDIDHFKSVNDNYGHAAGDAVLVQTAKMLQNETYSGELVGRYGGEEFVVICPDTNLKQARQRAERLRLAISRLRFKGHNKLTVTSSFGAAEIEPGDSVESLLRRADKALYQSKESGRNRTTTLTNEQFIGADHTPQAEEQGGDPFLVESSFAVAGSADLIVCKLGGLVNDDQAVVLKTSHDEAVFRMGTKSLFGGWGKTPDRQPVRIVVKLIRPDARNREVRKRIQLHISICPIGRVKSAEVFQNRAHQALRAIRGYLVVD
- a CDS encoding alpha/beta hydrolase, whose translation is MKRQTETLGGLQCIVIDELPDGTQPTHVVVMCHGFGAPGSDLVPIGAETLRAFPSLRERVQFIFPAALLSLADQGMPGGRAWWPLDLEERLQAIASGDLRILRNEFPPGLDAAADALSACLQEIQETRGVPSSAVTLSGFSQGGMLVTHVALESSEEFAGLSVFSGTLICEDRWKERLAARSSLPILISHGTQDPILPFAAAEWLRDLFQSSGWPVEFIEFDGPHTIPQAALIAFAKRLDNV
- a CDS encoding uracil-DNA glycosylase — protein: MASRISNHWLVDQIPSDWRAELEEHLETESFQNLVDFVEGEYEQETIYPPRDAVLSAMTLTPLEKTKVFVVGQDPYHGPNQAHGLAFSVQPEVPLPPSLRNIFKELQSDLGCEPPPNGCLTRWAEQGVLLLNTVLTVRAGQANSHRKKGWEDLTDAMLKAVDRSRQHAVFVLWGNAAKKKSSLIDSRHTIISSAHPSPLSARNGFFGSRPFSQINAALEAHGQEPIDWDSSETH
- the bioB gene encoding biotin synthase BioB; this encodes MSSTATVTTPNWDALADRVLDGAGLTREEALGILRSDDDQLLSLLAAAFRVRERFFGKQVQLYYLKNAQSGLCPEDCGYCSQAKGSEAPIEKYRWLSHEKLLAGARQAAESQAKTYCIVSSGRGPSDREVSHVAEAVRQIKDETGLHICCCLGLLSPDQARALKEAGVDRINHNLNTSERFYPEICSTHTYADRTETLQAARDAGLELCSGLIVGMGETDEDVVDVAMQLSSMQVESIPVNFLNAIDGTPLEATDELDPRYCLKTLCLVRLTNPRTEIRVAGGREVNLRSMQAMALYPANSMFVSDYLTTPGQPANEDFKMIEDLGFEVVIRGAESAYEA
- a CDS encoding glycosyltransferase family 2 protein; the encoded protein is MTSDSETAQGSFAVKIFPSPTDLLESDDHAENAEHAADVNALLDELAEEYAPPARTAIVMPAYNAAETLKRTVDAIPPNVADELILVDDCSQDATVQIAHELGLTVVTHAKNRGYGGNQKTCYRMALECGADYVVMLHPDFQYDPRVIGAAVEFLKLDICDVVFGSRIRSRREVLDGGMPFYKYIANRALTTFENWSVGMNLGDCHSGFRAYSRRVLETIPFERNSDDFVFDSQFLVQSAAFGFRLGDIPVPVRYFDEASSINFRRSMRYGLSTIGVVMQRWMHRLGLSKSALFEPKDPGSDSDEISV
- a CDS encoding DUF58 domain-containing protein, with amino-acid sequence MSDEAEQPRFSWKGLFAFLAGGVSLFYYFEFLLPLPWVSPFGRALYVVTACLAIGWGAMTQTKAMFGLASASPRPTDSLSQRFSWAGVILILFGVEFLLMARKVPIALARGCLAVMAVSSLFFGIREISKHLLAGTELTSIRHRFALPRQGAVYVVIMIVLFVGSLQTRSNMLLLVFAMMAAPFVLNGGIIVSMLKNLSVTRSVPESVVAGERCTVELNLTNRKSILSSQLLTVTDRVANEREVLEPSSLVARIPANESRVARYQLELRDRGRYQLGPVSIETRYPLGIVERGITIDLPGEIIVFPRIGRLTPAWFRQHGHADEIVHRSDTKRGVYDDEFHRIREYRPGDNPRAIHWRSSARQGDLMIREFHQSRNQDLVILLDLWNPDSQDSAAIDRVELAISFAATISRTQMLRSRDSRVMLGAAGERFESWLGATGPAGLESLMKLLATLQSAAKPDLAELLSWGRAQRGPTTRTLLITSRPRRNGTIPALEETQAKGDAGAELRIISCEPEELLTWFWFESR